TGACGACATCGCCGACCGTGCTCAGGCCCATCGCATACAACTGGGAGAGCGCGGCCGGGCTCAGGCCCGCCACCGACAGATGCGTGCTCAGCGTCGCCCGCGCGGCCTGCTCCTCACGGATCTGGAGCGCGGCCTCGCTCTCATCACCTGGCCGAGTCTCATCCCCGGCGCTGGCCCCTGCATCCCGCTCCGCACCGGAACCGTGCCCCGTGGACGGCGCCGTCGCCTTCTGCGCCTCGATGAAGATCTGCTTCCAGGCCCGCTCCATCGGGACCAGATCCGGGAAACGGTCCTTGACGTCCCGCGCGAGCGCCTTACGGAAGAACGCCACCAGGCCGTCGTGCACCGGCGTCTCGAACGCATCCGCCGCGATCTTCGGGTACGGCCACTCCTCCGCGACCGTCTGCCGCGCGGTGACCGAGCCGTCGCCCCACTGCGGCAGTTCGCGCGAGGCCATCTCGTGCAGGGTCACGGCGAGCGCGTACCGCTCGGCGTGCGCGTCGTACGCGCCGCGCTGGAACGTGCCGAGAAACGGGTCGAGGTAGCCCTCCGTTCCTGCCTCGATCTCCTTCGCCGGATAGCCGGCCAGGGAGAAGTCGATCAGGACGAGCTGGCGGGTGCCGTTCGGCCGGATGCGGATCGCGATGTTGTCCGGCTTCAGGTCACGGTGCCAGATCCCCTCGGCCTCCAAGTGCTCGACAGCACCGAAGAGGTACTGCCCGTACGCCTCCAGTTGGTCCATGCCGAGGCGGCCGACCTCCCGCAGCTGTCGTGCGACGGTGTCCTCACGGCGCTGCGGCCGCTCAGAGCGCCCTGGCTCCTCACCGCGCTGCTCGCGTGCGTCACCCACGTACTCAAGGGCGAGGACCCGGCGGCCGCCGATCGTCAGTGGCTCGGGGATGGCGAGCCCGATGATCCGCGAGTCCTGGTGGATCCGGCCGAGAACCTCCGCCTCCCGCTCCAGGACCGGATGCTTGGCCTCGCTCAGCGCCACCTTCAGCACGACCGGTGGCCGCGAGCCGTTACGGCGCGGCTCGGCGGCCAGGTCACGTACGAGGAAGGCCCGCGCGGTCGATCCGGTGCCGAGCCGCCGCTCGACCTCCCAGCGCCCCGCGAGCACATCACCCGCGACACACTCCAGGGGATCGCTCTCCGGCTCGGGCTCTGGAGCAGGGCCGGGCTCGTCACCGTCACCCCCACCGCCATCCGCATTCGTCCCAGTGGACGCCACGGCCGCGAACGACGACTCGACGAACTCCAGCATCTCCATGAAGTCGTCGAGCGCGGCAAGCCGACGGACCGGATCGAATGCTGTCGCCGCCTCCACCAGGTCGTCAATGTCCGGGTCCAGGCCGTCGACCAGCGCACTGGGCCGCAGCGTCTCCCCGCTTTCCAGCCGGCGCAGCACCTCTGCCTGGCTCGCCCCCGGGGCCTTCCCGTGACCAGTAGATAGGTGAGTACACCCAGGCCATAAACGTCCAGGCGCACTGGATCAGCCTTCGCTGCCGTCAGCTCCGGCGCGAGGTAGGGGTCCGCCTGGTCGGCGATGTGCAGCGCGGACAGCGAGGTCGGCGACATCATCTGCGACAGACGACGCCCGCCACCCGAAGCACTGCCACGGGAAGCACCGGCCCCGGGCCCGCCGGCCGCGATCTGCCAGTCCGCAATCTCCAGGCGGGGCCTGGCCCACTGCTCGGCCTCGGTGAGCTCATGCCCGCGCGCCCCACGGTTGCGCGGAATGACGTGCACGCAGTGGGCGGACAGGGCACGGTGGTAGATACGGCGCGAATGCGCGGAGCGGATCGTCTCCGCGAGCTGCCGAACCAGGGCCAGACGGGCCTGGAGATCGAGCTCCTGGCCGTGGCTGACGAGATAGTCGTCCAGGCGCATCGTGTGCGGGTGGTAGTCGAAGAGGATCGCTGGGCCCGCCGGGTGCCCGGACGGCAGGTAGTTCTTCACCGACACCGCGCCGGGGTGCCGGAACCGGTTCAGCACCGCAGCTTCACGCGCGGCGGCCTTCTCCACCGAGGCACGCTCGGCGTTCGAGGCGCCGCGCTCGCTGAGGAACACCCTCACCCGGGCGATGTCGTGGAGCTGGGTGTGCTCACCCCTGTAGTCGGCCCAGGTCCGGCCGGAGTCGAAGGAGGTGGAGTCGAGCAGGTACCCCCCGACCTCCTCCTGCCGCCGGATCGGCGCGATCCCCAGGCTCTGCAGTCCTTGCGCGACCTTCCGGGAAATCTCGGCGGTGACCGCGTAACGGGCGTCACCGGGCGGCGTGGCCAGCATCTCGGCCAACTGCCTGACCGTGAACACGCCGTTCAGGTCTGCGGCGGGCAGGTTCAGACGGAGCCTGTCGTCGGTGAAGCAGACCGCTTCACCGACCCAGATGCGCGGGCGCGCACCGACGGTCGACTGGACGAGACCGGCCAGCTCCTTGGCCTTCTGGTTGGACAGGTGCAGCGGATTGGAGTGACGTCGGTTCGTACCGCCCGGGGTGGTCTGGATCCAGTCGCGACCACCGCCCGCGACCGAGCCGTGCCAGTCCTTCAACTCGATCAGGAAGACGCCGGCAGGGGCGACCATGAAGAGGTCCACCTCGCGGACATGGCCGCTGTTCGCGGTGAAGGTGAAGTTCGACCAGGCACGCCAGGGCTCCCCGTCCTGATCCCGGAGGGCCCGCCGGATCGCCTCCAGGCCGCGCCGCTCATGCTCGAACTGCGACTCGGTGACGGTTGTCCACCGCTCGTCTTTCACACCACTCCCCGTCCTGCCCCCTGCGTCCCCGCGATTCTAGGCCGCATCACAGACGAACAGCGTTCACGTTGGAACTTGGGTGGACGGTTGGCGGACTGTTCCGCGTCGCCGAACACGTCCGCCCGGTGCTCGCGGAACGTCGCCGGCTCACGGCCGAGGTCACCCGGCCCGAGCAGCAGGCAGAGGAACGCCGCCGGCCGACGCTCGCCCGAGCTGGCCGCCAAGCCGAGCGCCAGGCCCACCGCGAACAGCTCCAGCAACACGGCGGACAGCCCACCCGCACCGCCAGGCCCGTGCCAAACCGACGCATCGAGCCCGTCGATCAGCGCAATGTCCAAACCCGGTCCAGCGCCCGGTCGAGCAGCGGCAGCCGCTCCAACCGCGCCCGCAGCAAGTCCAGCAGGACCAGCAGGGACCGCGCCTCCGCTAAGCCGGAGCGTCCCGACCGTTCAGAGGGACTTCCTCCCCAAGGAGCCGTGCCCACTGCTTCGAGCAGGCCGGTAGTGCTGCCGCTTGCTCGCACAGAGCGCGGAGCGCGGCGTTGCTGCGGACCTGACCGAGAGGGCTCAGATCGTGTGCGAGACCGCGCGCCGCGTTGATCTGGTGGGTCAGGACGCCAGCTTGTCGCTGGAGAGCCGAGGCATCGAACTTCTCCTCTGCGTACGCCGGCTCCCGGTGCACAACGGGTGCACATGAGGACGAGGACGGACGAGAATCGCCTAAAGCCCTTGAGAGACGGTTTCGTAGTTCAGGGGCTTTGCAGTGCTAGTTTTCCGCGGGGGGTCAACAACCCCGATTTAGAGATCGTAGTACAGCTCGAACCCGTTGTGCCCAATTGCTTCAGTCGTCTGTGGAAGGGGTGGGCGCCCTCAGCTCGCAAAGGGCGCTGTCGGGCTTCGTCGTCAGCGGGTGGCCGTGAGGGTGTCGAGGAGGCGGGTGAGAGAGGTGCCGAGGCCCCAGCGGGCGGAGAGCTCTTCCAGCGCCATGGGGTCGAGGGGTTCGCAGGGAATGACGGGGTCGAACTCCGAGAGGGGGGCGTCGGTGGCGACGCGGACGATGGTGGGGGCGACGTCGAGGTAGGCGGCGCCTTCGAGGATGTTCTTGCGGCGGGCCGGGGTGAGCTTGGAGAAGGGGGTCGGCGGCGGCGCGGATGCCGGCCAGGTCGCCGTACTCGCGGATGAGTTGGGTGGCGGTCTTCTCGCCGATCCCCTTGACACCGGGGAGGCCGTCGCTCGGGTCGCCGCGCAGGGCGGCCATGTCGGCGTACTCGGCGCCGGTGACGCCGTACTTCTCGCGCAGGAAGGCCTCGTTGATGACCTCGGCGTTGCCGACGCCCTTGATCGGGTAGATGACCTGGATGCCGCGGGCGTCGTCCACCAGCTGGAAGAGGTCTCTGTCACCTGTCACGATCAGGACCCGCGGGGGTTGGTAATCTGCAGTCTCCCGGTCGCCGGTTATAGACCTACTGCCGACTCTTCCAGGCAGGCGACTCGCCTTGCCCGCGAGGAAGCCGGCGGTGCAGAACGGAAGCGACGTGACCTAGGGGCTGCCATGGCTGTGGTTCCTGCTCGTCAGCCTGCTGCAGGCCGACAGCCCCGTCGCCGCCAGCGCTGGCGGGACAGTTCACATCCTTCCGGGGCCGGAGCCCCTGATCAAGGGTGCCCGTCAGATCGAATCGAGCTCTTACCACCCCTGAAACCTCATCTCGCCTTTTCTGCCAGTCTCCTGACGTCCCGCCAGGCTTCGGAAAGGTGCCGACACAGGTGGCGAGGCCGGTTGCTGCTCGGTGCTGTGGGGCAAGGGGTGGCTTGTCGGTCCGGTGCCTCATAATGGTCGGTTGGGCACGCAATCGCCCGTGTCCCCCGTGGCCGTGCCACAGGTGTCCCACGATCCTGCCCGCCTGGGGTGGACGGCGAAGCGACTACCGGAAACGAGGTCGGGCATGCCCGCTCCCCTGGACCTCCCACCGGGTTGGTCCCACCTGCGGATCGGCCAAATCGCCCAGGTGCAGGCCGGCAGTGGCACTGTCCGTTCCCCCGGTCCCGGCATCGCACTCCATGCCCAGCTGACGTCGGCGAATGTCAGCTGGGCTGGTTTGGATCTGCGGATGCTCGCGGAGACGGGGTTGACGCGTCATCAGGCGACCCGGCACCGGTTGGCGCCAGGTGACATCGTGGTGACCGGGAAGTCGGGGAGTCCCATCTGGTGGGGCGTCCCGCGTTGTGGAGCGGCGAGGTGGAGGACTGCTGCCTGAGCGGCAGTCTCATCCGCGTGCGTCCAGGCCGGGGTGTGCATCCCGGTTACCTTCACCGAGTCCTGTACTACGACGCGCTCCGCGGTGCGTTCGCGGGGCGGTTGAAGGGGACCACGAGCCTCAAGCATCTCGACACTGGAACAGTGCGAGCGTGGAGCGTGCCCGTTCCGCCGCTGCCGGTGCAGCAGCGCACCAGCGCCGTCGTTGAAGGCATGCTGGCGGACATCAACGCAGGTGAGGCGGCACAAGCAGCCGCCCGGAGCGACCTGCGCGTGTTGTGGGACAGCGTCCTTGACGCCGTGGCTGACGGGACTCTCGACAACCGGCCACCGGAAAGGGCTTCGCACTACCGCATCCACGAGGTCGCCTCCGTCATCGGCGGAGTCCAGGCGCCCCGAACAGCAGAGGATGGTGTCCGCCACACCTACCTGCGTGTCGCCAACATCGCGCCCGAAACCATCGACCTCGACAAGGTCAAGCACCTCACCATCCCCAAGGAAAGAGTGTCCTTCCTCCAGCACCACCTTCTGCAGAAGGACGACCTCCTGATCGTACGCCAGAACGGCAGCCCGGACCGTCTGGGCCAGGCCGCCCTCTGGCACGGACAGCTGCCCGACATCCTCATCCAGAACCACCTGGCCCGCATCAGGCCCCACGGCATCGACCCGAGATACCTCGAGCTGGTCTGGAACGCCCCCAGCACCTTGCGTCCGCTCCGTCCGCTTGCTACGTCGACCACGGGTAGCCGGACACTGAGGTTGGACGACATCCGGGCCGTGCGTGTGCGCGTCCCAGGTGCTGCTGCCCAGGCGGAACTGGTTCTGGCTGCCGACCGCTGGAAGGACCATGTGGATGCGGTCGGTGCGCTGCTCGATGACGCGAGCCGGGCAGCTGCCGCGCTTCGTCTGTCCGTTCTCGCCCGGGCGTTCTCGGGTCGCCTCGCCCCGGGCGGGACGGCAGCAGACGGCGACGGGCAGCTCTGCACCATGAGCACGCCGGGTGTTCCCCAGCTCAGGCCAGTGGTCGGCCACGCGCTCGGCGTGTCAGTCGATGCCGGATACGAGCAGCAGGAGTTCGACTTCTGATGGGAGACCGTCCTGTGCCCGAGAACCTGCCCCTGGATGCGGTGGACGCGGCGCCCTCGCTGGCGGACCGCTTGTGGGGTCGCTGGCAGCAGGTCAACGATGGGGACTTCCGTCTCGACAGTGCCCACCTGCAGACCGTGGCGCACCTGTTGTTGTTCCGGCAGGCCCACCGCCGACTCACCAGGAGAGCGGCAGAGGCGACTGCTGCGGGTCCGATCGCGTTGGCTGCGCTAGCTGGGGCATGGACTGATCTCACTACCAGCGCCGACGCCTACGGCACCTATCGGCAGTTGCTGCACGATCTGGGCGCAGCCCCTGAGACGGCGCTGGGTGCCGTGTTCGTCGATGCACACCAGAGTATCGACGACCCGGTCGTGCTGCGGGAGCTCATCGCTGTCCTGGACGAGGGCCTCGCCCAGGACGTTGGCAGCGTGTCAGCCGACGACGAGGGCGAAGTCCTGTCCGACCTCCTGGAACGCGCCCTTCAGCACCTGCGAGGCAGCAACCCCGACTACTACACGCCGCGTGCCCTCGTCGACCTCGTGGTCGCCACGGTGCGACCGGGCCCGGACGACATCATCACCGACCCGGCGTGCAAGGCTGGCAGCTTCCTCACTGCGGCATACCGGTACATCCTTGAGCACAATCCCGGCACCGAACCCCGTCCGCAGGCGGGCGCATCAGCATCAGAGGGAACGAGTCCGCCCTCACCAACCTTGCCGGCGCCAACCTGTTGCTGCACGGCATCACCAAGCATGCCGACTGCCCGGGCGTCACGAATGAGAGCCCCTTCGGCCTCCCAGCGATGCCACGGGCGACGGTCGTGATCGCCAACCCGCCCTTCGGCACGATGAAGGGTGAGGAGAAGTCCGCGGTCGAGTCGCGCGTCGACCTTCCGGTCCGGACGAGCAGCAAAGCACTCAACTACCTCCAGCACATCATGTCGATCCTCGTGCCAGGAGGGCGGGCAGGAGTGATCGTGCCGGACGGCGTGCTGTTCGCTACGGGAGCCGCACGGGACGTACGACGCCTGCTCCTGCAGACCTTTGACGTCCACACCCTGATCCGGCTCCCTGCCGGTGTCTTCCCCACCGCCCGCGGCGTCCGCACCAGCATCCTCTTCTTCGACAGGCATCCCACCGGGCGTAGGGGACCGGGAGGCACGCTGTGGGTCTACGACCTGCGCACGGGGTCCTCACCGACTGGTGGTGAGAGCCACCTGGACGCTGAAGGCTCTGCCGAGATCGTTCGGGCACTTTGCACGGGCGACCGCAGCTCGCGGCAGGAAAGTGCCGACCACCGGTTCAGGCCGTTCACCTACGACGAACTCATGAAGCGTGAGGACACCAACCTCGACCTCGTGTGCCCGCCGTTGGAACCGCCCGTCCCGGACAACCGGTCACCAGGAGTCATTGCTGCCGAGATCACGGAGAAGCTGAAGACTGCTCTGAGTCACTTCGAAGCTGTCACCGAGGCGCTGTGAAACCGGCCGGCCCTGGCACCACCGCCAGGGCCGTGTGACATCCATTCGAGCAAGGGGCGGCTGATCCCTCTGCCATCGATATGCGGTAGCCCTGGGAAGCCTGGGAGCTGAGTCTCAAGTCAAGTGGCGGGATGCGGACCGGGCCATGGTCACGCCGAACCCTTCGGACTGCCGCGCTCCGTAGCGCGCGGCAGTCCTGATGGTGCGCGATGGTAGGGCGATCCATGGGGCGGGGCCGGAATGCCCCAGATGCAAGAGCGGAGTGTCCTTCGTGCAAGAGGGAGATGGCCTTGCGGCGAACTCGTCGGAAGGTTTTCCGCTTCTATGCTTCACGGAACACCTTCGGGTCATATCTTAGGCACGCCGAGATCCGCTAGGAGTTTCCTGGTGGATGGATCGACGGAGTAGATCACGGTGCCGCGTATGGAGCGCGACAGTAGCACTCCATAAGCATTGCGGACCGAGCGCAGAAGATCGGCGTCCTGCTTGATCTGCCGAGCCTTGCTGCGTACGTGCGCGCGGTGGACTTCCCACTTTCCGTTGTCCCAGGAAAGGTCTGGGCCAATGATGACGCCACCCCACTCGTACTCCAGGCCTTGGGCTGTGTGTATGCAGCCAACCTGATTGAAGCCGCCTTCGCCGGTAGCCCAGAACTTTCGCTTCGGCACGCCTGGCGGAACGCGGCCATCCCCAGCGTTCCAAGGGCGGGCCCAGGTCTCGTCTGGCGCCACCTCTGGCACGGTTCCGGATCGGTCGTCCCACTTCCAGCACATTCCGGCGCTGATGCGGGCGCTTGCTCCGGACGCATTCTTCTCCTTGAGGAAGTCCTCCATGGCGGTCGCATTCTCGGCGTAGGAGAGCTTGAACGGCTCTGGGTCGTGGTCGTCTCCAGCATCCCAAGGGATTGGTGCGCCCGCGAGGAACTGTTGGATCCACCTGTCGTAGGTGGCACTGCCAACTGCGCGCAAGACCCGGTCTAGAGTGATGGGGACGACTTCGGCGCCCAGCGACTGGATCTCGGTCCGGAGAACGTCAGGTGACCACACCTCCTTCGGGAAAATCCGTTGATCCCCGTCGATGAAGAAGACGGGCACCTTGGCGCGGTTGACGATTGCCGCCACGGTGGTCTCTCCGGGCCGTTCCTTGCGCGAGCCTTGCATGGGGCGATGGGTGAGTCGATGCGCTTCGTCGCAGACGATGAGATCGAGTTCGTCTGCCGTGACGGAGTCTGCGATCTGGTTGATCGTCGGGAACATGCGACCGTGCCCTCTGGTTGCCCGCTTGAAATTGTCGCGCGATGCGATTCCTCCAGACACAAATCGCGCTTGGTGGCCACCCCGTAGTGCGCGGCCGAGTACATCGAGGGCCACCAGAGATTTCCCGGTTCCAGCGCGGCCGCTGATGACGAAGACGCGTTTCGCACCAGCCGAGGGGCCGCCCCGCACGGCGCCCATGATGTCATTGACAGCGCGCAACTGGTTCTCCAACAGACTGAACTGCGAGTAGCCGTTGATGATGGAGCCCGCATCATCGGTCAGTAGCGCCGTCGAGCGACGTCCCTTGAGGAGAGCCTGGGCGGCCTCGGTGCCGAGACCCGGTGCGAAATTGGCGGCCAGGAACTTTTGGAGATCATCGGGCTGCCGGGCGGTGAAGGTAGGGATCTCCGGATGCGGAGCCACCTGGCTAATCCACTGGGAATCCTCATCCTTGAGGTTGTGGAGGTATGATGCACCGACGATGTTTATATACCGATTGTCGAACATGCTGTGATGCCTCCGCAGCGCGATCAGGTTGTCGTGGACCTGCACTGCAGGATGCTTTTTGTGCTTTCCATAGAACGGTGCGAACACCATTCCCGTAGCGCAGTCCCCGCAGAGGCGATTGGCCTCCGGGTCCTGGCAGGCGCCGCAGAGACCTTTGGGGGTCGCCAGGTTCGGCCGATGGATCGAGCCCCACTGCTTCAGCTCAATGGCTGCGAAGCTGAGGTTTCCGCTGGGATGCCGTCCTGCGATAACGACATCGATCGGATTCATTCCGGGGTCCACGCGGTACTCGACGAAGAGTGACGTCTGTCCGAGTCCGGCGTCGACCAGAAACGTCGCCAACTCGAAGAGGCTCTCCTGCCATGATTCGAGGTCCGAACTCGAGGGTGCTGCCCCTTGGGGGTGGGCACTCCGGTAACTCTCAGTTATCTTCTTGACCGACCGCTCGATGTTTCGCACCAGGGCGTTGGCGGAGCTGTACTCCTCCAGTGCCCCCCAGGGCTTCTTCGTGGTCATCCTTGCTGCGCTCCCGCCTTGCCACAGTCTCGACTTCCCGGTCGCCGGCGAATCTTGGCGACGACCGGCTTCCGAATTATCACTGCGTGGTCGAGGGGCGTCAGACAGCGGCCGGTCTCACCTCCTGGGAAGGCCGGTCGCGCACAGCCTCAGTGAGTGGCCAGGACCTCCAACAGTCTGGTGAGGGAGGTGCCGAGGTTCCAGCGGGTGGCGAGGTGCTCGAGGGCCATGGGGTCGAGGGGTTCGCGGGGGAGGGTGGGGTCGAAGGCGGGGAGGGGGATGTCGGTGGCGACGCGGACGACGGTGGGGGCGACGTCGAGGTAGGGGGCGGCTTCCAGGATGTTCTTGCGGCGGGCTGGGGTGAGCTTGGAGAGGGGGTCGGCGGCGGCGGCGCGGATGCCGGCGAGGTCGCCGTACTCGCGGATGAGTTGGGTGGCGGTCTTCTCGCCGATGCCCTTGACGCCGGGGAGGCCGTCGCTGGGGTCGCCGCGCAGGGCGGCCATGTCGGCGTACTCGGGGCCGGTGACGCCGTACTTGTCGAGGAGGGCGGCCTCGGTGATGACCTCGGCGTTGCCGACGCCCTTGACCGGGTAGATGACCTGGACACCGCGCGCGTCGTCGACGAGCTGGAAGAGGTCTCTGTCGCCTGTGACGATCAGGACGCGCGCGGGTTGGTAATCTGCAGTCTCCCGGTCGCCGGTGACGATCTGCACCGGGCCGGTGGCGCGGGTCGCCAGGGTGCCGATCACGTCGTCGGCCTCGTAGTCGGGCGCGCCCACGCGGGCGATGCCGAGTGCGTCCAGCACCTGTTCGATCACCGGGACCTGGGGGCCAGCGTGTCCGGGACCTCCTCCGCGCCGTCCTGGGCGGCCTCGGCGACCCGGTGGGTCTTGTAGGTCGGGATCAGGTCGACCCGCCACTGCGGGCGCCAGTCGGCGTCCATGCAGGCGACCAGCTGGTCCGGGCCGTGGTCGTGGACCAGGCGGGAGATGAAGTCGAGCAGGCCGCGCACCGCGTTCACCGGCTCGCCCTGCGGGGAGCGGAGCGAATCCGGGACGCCGAAGTAGGCGCGGAAGTAGAGGCTCGCGGTGTCCAGCAGCATCAGCCGGGGCGCGGTCGGGACACTCGGTGCGGTCGGTGCGGTCACCCCCCGATCATGCCGCATCCCCCCGACAGCCCGGGGCTGATCCGCCGTCAGTGCGGGTGCGGGCCCGCCCGGTGCACCGGGCCGTGCGCGTCCGCGCAGTGCTCGCGGGCCTCCTCCTCGGCGGCCGCGGCCGCGCTGTTCGGGGCGATCTGGAGCAGCCCGTCCCGGTCGTCCTCGCCGAGGTGGTCGACCTGGAGGGTGGCGTGGGTGATCCGGTACTCCTCGCGCAGCCGGCGCTGGAGTCCGCGCCGCACCGCGTGGCAGTCGCCGCCCGGGGCGACCAGGATGTGCGCCGACAGCGCGGGCTGGTTGGAGGTGATCTCCCAGATGTGCAGGTCGTGGACCTCCTCCACCTGCGGCGCGGCCACCAGCCGGTCCGCCACCTCGTCCGGGTCGATCCCGGCCGGCGCGGCCTCCAGGAAGATCCGCGCCGAGTCCCGCACCAGCCCGGTCCCGGCCCGCAGCATCAGCGCCACCACCACCAGCGAGGCGATCGCGTCCGCCCGGACGAACCTGGTGAACAGCACCACCGCGCCCGCCACCGCCGTCGCGACGAACGCGTACAGGTCGGTCAGCACGTGCTGGAAGGCGCCCTCCACGTTCAGCGAGGACCGGTTCGCCTTCGACAGGCACCAGGTCGCCGCGACGTTCACCACCACGCCCACCAGCGCCGTCACCAGCACCAGCGACCCCTGCACCTCCGGCGGCGAGACCAGCCGGGTCACCGCCTCGTAGCCCAGCCAGGCCGACAGCACCAGCAGCGTCACCCCGTTCGCCTGCGCGGAGAGGATCTCGGCCCGCTTCAACCCGTACGTGTAACCGCCGCGCGCCGGACGCGCCGCCAGCCGCATCGCCACCAGGGCCAGCCCGATCGAGGCGGCGTCGGTCAGCATGTGCGCCGCGTCCGAGATCAGCGCCAGCGAACGGGCGGCGAAGCCCACCACCACCTCGCCCGCCATGAACGCCACCAGCAGGACCAGCGCGCTCCACAGCCACCTGCGG
This is a stretch of genomic DNA from Kitasatospora fiedleri. It encodes these proteins:
- a CDS encoding restriction endonuclease subunit S domain-containing protein → MQQRTSAVVEGMLADINAGEAAQAAARSDLRVLWDSVLDAVADGTLDNRPPERASHYRIHEVASVIGGVQAPRTAEDGVRHTYLRVANIAPETIDLDKVKHLTIPKERVSFLQHHLLQKDDLLIVRQNGSPDRLGQAALWHGQLPDILIQNHLARIRPHGIDPRYLELVWNAPSTLRPLRPLATSTTGSRTLRLDDIRAVRVRVPGAAAQAELVLAADRWKDHVDAVGALLDDASRAAAALRLSVLARAFSGRLAPGGTAADGDGQLCTMSTPGVPQLRPVVGHALGVSVDAGYEQQEFDF
- a CDS encoding N-6 DNA methylase; amino-acid sequence: MPENLPLDAVDAAPSLADRLWGRWQQVNDGDFRLDSAHLQTVAHLLLFRQAHRRLTRRAAEATAAGPIALAALAGAWTDLTTSADAYGTYRQLLHDLGAAPETALGAVFVDAHQSIDDPVVLRELIAVLDEGLAQDVGSVSADDEGEVLSDLLERALQHLRGSNPDYYTPRALVDLVVATVRPGPDDIITDPACKAGSFLTAAYRYILEHNPGTEPRPQAGASASEGTSPPSPTLPAPTCCCTASPSMPTARASRMRAPSASQRCHGRRS
- a CDS encoding HsdM family class I SAM-dependent methyltransferase; the protein is MLHGITKHADCPGVTNESPFGLPAMPRATVVIANPPFGTMKGEEKSAVESRVDLPVRTSSKALNYLQHIMSILVPGGRAGVIVPDGVLFATGAARDVRRLLLQTFDVHTLIRLPAGVFPTARGVRTSILFFDRHPTGRRGPGGTLWVYDLRTGSSPTGGESHLDAEGSAEIVRALCTGDRSSRQESADHRFRPFTYDELMKREDTNLDLVCPPLEPPVPDNRSPGVIAAEITEKLKTALSHFEAVTEAL
- a CDS encoding DNA/RNA helicase domain-containing protein — its product is MTTKKPWGALEEYSSANALVRNIERSVKKITESYRSAHPQGAAPSSSDLESWQESLFELATFLVDAGLGQTSLFVEYRVDPGMNPIDVVIAGRHPSGNLSFAAIELKQWGSIHRPNLATPKGLCGACQDPEANRLCGDCATGMVFAPFYGKHKKHPAVQVHDNLIALRRHHSMFDNRYINIVGASYLHNLKDEDSQWISQVAPHPEIPTFTARQPDDLQKFLAANFAPGLGTEAAQALLKGRRSTALLTDDAGSIINGYSQFSLLENQLRAVNDIMGAVRGGPSAGAKRVFVISGRAGTGKSLVALDVLGRALRGGHQARFVSGGIASRDNFKRATRGHGRMFPTINQIADSVTADELDLIVCDEAHRLTHRPMQGSRKERPGETTVAAIVNRAKVPVFFIDGDQRIFPKEVWSPDVLRTEIQSLGAEVVPITLDRVLRAVGSATYDRWIQQFLAGAPIPWDAGDDHDPEPFKLSYAENATAMEDFLKEKNASGASARISAGMCWKWDDRSGTVPEVAPDETWARPWNAGDGRVPPGVPKRKFWATGEGGFNQVGCIHTAQGLEYEWGGVIIGPDLSWDNGKWEVHRAHVRSKARQIKQDADLLRSVRNAYGVLLSRSIRGTVIYSVDPSTRKLLADLGVPKI
- a CDS encoding cation diffusion facilitator family transporter; the encoded protein is MAEHEHDHGSDHQHDHGHGSHAGHGHAVAADADRRWLWSALVLLVAFMAGEVVVGFAARSLALISDAAHMLTDAASIGLALVAMRLAARPARGGYTYGLKRAEILSAQANGVTLLVLSAWLGYEAVTRLVSPPEVQGSLVLVTALVGVVVNVAATWCLSKANRSSLNVEGAFQHVLTDLYAFVATAVAGAVVLFTRFVRADAIASLVVVALMLRAGTGLVRDSARIFLEAAPAGIDPDEVADRLVAAPQVEEVHDLHIWEITSNQPALSAHILVAPGGDCHAVRRGLQRRLREEYRITHATLQVDHLGEDDRDGLLQIAPNSAAAAAEEEAREHCADAHGPVHRAGPHPH